Below is a genomic region from candidate division WOR-3 bacterium.
AAAGTTTCTCTTTTAAAAAATCAATTGGCTTGAAAATTGAATTTTGAAATGTTATAATAAAAAACAACAAAGGAGGAACTATGACAAAGAAATTCTTATTTTTAGCTGGTGCTATATCAATTTTATTTATGTGTGCACCAAGAAAAACGGTTAAGCCTGAACCTGTTAAAGAAGAATTTCCTAAACCGGTTGAAGAAGTAAAAGAAGAAATTAAAGAAGAAACACCTCAAAGACCTCCTTTTATTCTTGAAACAATACATTTTGATTTTGATAAATATGATATTAGACCTCTTGATGCTGAAATTCTTAAAAAGAATGCTGAAATCTTAAAGGCTTATCCTGAGGTTAATGTAATAATTGAAGGACATACCTGTGATATAGGAACTGAGGAATACAATATGGGTCTTGGTGAAAAAAGAGCAAAATCTGCAAGAGATTACCTAATAAAACTTGGAATAGATCCCAAAAGGCTTTCAACCGTCAGTTATGGTGAAACAAGGCTTATAGACCCGAATAATAAACCAATTAACAGAAGAGCTGAATTTAAGGTAAAAGAATAAAAAATTAAAAGATTAATTTTTTTATTTTTAGTTTTAAATCAATGTGCTTCTATAAGGAATTTCAGAAACGAACTTAATAGAGTTAGGGATGAAATTGATGAAATTTATGTAAGAACTCAGAAAATTGATACTTTGCAGAGAAGGGAATATAAGGAAATAAAAGAATTAAAGGCAGATATAACATATAGACTTGAAATTCTTGAAAGGAAGCTCTTATCCCTTGAAACAAGACTTTCTGATATAGAAAACTCTATCAGAAAATCAAGAAGTAAAGTGATTGAAAGTGAGGAAAAATCTCGGTCTTATGAAGAATCCTTTCTTTATTCTCAAGCTTTAAGAGATTATACCCTTGGTGAATATAATTTGGCAAAAGATGAATTTGAGGAGTTTATAAGGAAATTTCCTGAAAGTGATCTTCTTATAGATGCGAAGTATTTTCTTGGTGATTCCTACCTTTTACTCGGTGACAGAGAAAAGGCAAGGTTAAATTTTGAAGAAATTGTTAGAAGCTATCCAAATTCTCAAAGGTCTAAAGAATCTCTTTTGAAACTCGCAGATTTAGAGGAAAAGGAAGGAAATATAAAAAAGGCTAAATTTTATTACAAGGAGATTATAAAAAAGTTTCCTGATTCTGAAGAGGCATTGAGGGCAGGTGAAAGGTTAAAGTTTTTAGAAAATGAGTAATTTAAATCTTGATATTATTGTAAGGGGATTTAAGACCGCAAGTCCCTTTGCAAAATTAATCCTTATAATACTTTTTTTTCTTTCAGTTATTTCCTGGGCAATATTTTTTAAAAAATTTTTTGAATTTTTATTTTTGAAAAATAAAACAAAAAAATTTATTAATAATTTAAAAAATTATAGTTTTAAAGAGTTAATGGAAAAAAACCCTCTCTTTTTGGGAGAAGAGATTTTACCCTCTTTAATTTTTAAAGAACTTAAAAATGAAGCTAATAAAATTAAAGAAAATGACGAAAAAAATAATTACCTTTCAATTATTTTTGATAACATTGATAATATTTATAAAAGGGAAATAAAAAAATTTGAAAAATATGTCCCAATTTTAGCAACAATAACAAGTGTAAGCCCCTTCCTTGGACTACTTGGAACTGTATGGGGAATTATGGAATCCTTTCTTGAGATAAAGAGAACCGGTTCTGCCCATATAAGTGTTCTTGCTCCTGGAATTGCTGATGCTCTTGTAACAACAATAGCAGGTTTACTTGTTGCTATACCATCACTTATCTTTCACAATTATTTTATAAATCAGATAGAGAAATATGATTCACTATGCAATAATTTTCTTGCTGAGATGAAAATAAAATTTAAAAAATACATATATTTTAGTTAATGAATAGAAAATATATTTCAGAAATAAATATAACCTCCCTTGCCGATGTTAGTATAACATTACTTGTTATATTTTTGATAACAAGTCCACTTCTTCAAACAGGTTTTGAGGTAAATTTACCTAAGTCAAAAAAAGTGGAAGAAATAAAGGATGAGGAAATTACAATAACAATAAGGAATGATAAAAAAATATTTGTAGGAGAAGAAGAGGTTGAATTTTCAAAACTCCCTTTATATCTTGAACTTCTTAAAAAGAAGGGTAAAAAAAGAGTTTTTATAAAGGCTGATAAGGATTTATCTTACGGCTTTGTTATGGAGTTTGTTGGTGAGTTAAGAGAAAAGGGTTTTGAAAAACTCGGATTTATAATTGAACCAAGAAGATAATGTTAAGGGAGTTTTTAATTTCCTTTTTTTTACATATTATTTTTTTTAATTTTCTTTTATTAAAAAAGGAAAGAGAAAAATTTTCTTTATCTCCCACAGTTTTTTATATGGAATTTAAGGAAATAGAAGGTGAAAGTAAATTTATTGAGAAAGCTCCTGAAGAACCTCAGGTTGTTGAAAAAGTAAAAGAATTTAAAAAGGTATCAAAGAAGAAAGAGCAAAAGAAAAAAGTAAAAAAGGAATCTTTGAAAGAACTTCCATTGAAAGGTGGGGGGAAAGCAAAGATAAATTTAGATATGCCTTATTCCTATTATTTTGATATTCTTTTAAGGAAAATAGGTGAAAATTGGAGTTATGGATATGTAAACAGAGATACTTTAAGAACAACAATTTTCTTTGTTATTTTAAAGGATGGAAGTATAAAGGATATAAAGATAGAAAAAACTTCAGGTAACACAATTTTTGACCAATCAGCATACAGAGCAGTTGTTCTGACAAAAAAAGTTCCCCCATTACCTATAGAGATGAATATGGAATTTTTAAGAGTTTATCTTGAATTTGAAGTTCCATGAAAAAATTAATAATTTTTATTTTACCAGTTCTTGTATTTTCACAAGGTGAAGTTTATTTGAAATTAAAAGGTGGAGAATTTAAGAAACTTGATATAGGTATTTTCCCCTTTGGTTTTTTTGAAGAAATTTCTGATGAACTTAAGATGAATTTAAGGGAGATAGAGAAAGTTGTAATAAGTGATCTTGAATTTTCCCTTTATTTTACTCTAACTGTTTTAAATCTGGATATTATAGAAAAAAAGCATTATTCTGATTTTGGTTTCTGGAGAACACTTGGAACAAATATTCTTTTAAGGTCTAAGGTAGATATAAGAAATAACAGTTTAATTATTGAGCTTTTAGATGTTATTCTTGAGAAAAAAGTAGCGTCAGAGAATTTTTCTTTGAACCTGGAAAAAAGAAAATTAGCTCATAAAATCAGTAATTTTGTTGTGGAAAAATTAGTAGGTGAAAAGGGAATATTTGAAACATATATTGTTTTTACCCGTGATATAAATGGAAGTAGGGAACTTTATATTATGGATTATGATGGTTATAATTTGAGTAAGATAAATTCTTCTGGTGAGAAAAAGCTTTTCCCAAGAGTTTCTTTCTGTGGTAAGAAGATAGTTTATTCCACATATATAAAAAGGGATTTAATGGGTATTTATTTAATAGATCTTGAAAAGAATAAAAGTTCTCTTTTATTACAAGGTGAAAATCTTCTTCTCCCTGGTGGATTTTTTCCAAATTCAAAAGAGT
It encodes:
- the ybgF gene encoding tol-pal system protein YbgF, whose product is MQRREYKEIKELKADITYRLEILERKLLSLETRLSDIENSIRKSRSKVIESEEKSRSYEESFLYSQALRDYTLGEYNLAKDEFEEFIRKFPESDLLIDAKYFLGDSYLLLGDREKARLNFEEIVRSYPNSQRSKESLLKLADLEEKEGNIKKAKFYYKEIIKKFPDSEEALRAGERLKFLENE
- a CDS encoding energy transducer TonB codes for the protein MEFKEIEGESKFIEKAPEEPQVVEKVKEFKKVSKKKEQKKKVKKESLKELPLKGGGKAKINLDMPYSYYFDILLRKIGENWSYGYVNRDTLRTTIFFVILKDGSIKDIKIEKTSGNTIFDQSAYRAVVLTKKVPPLPIEMNMEFLRVYLEFEVP
- a CDS encoding MotA/TolQ/ExbB proton channel family protein, which produces MSNLNLDIIVRGFKTASPFAKLILIILFFLSVISWAIFFKKFFEFLFLKNKTKKFINNLKNYSFKELMEKNPLFLGEEILPSLIFKELKNEANKIKENDEKNNYLSIIFDNIDNIYKREIKKFEKYVPILATITSVSPFLGLLGTVWGIMESFLEIKRTGSAHISVLAPGIADALVTTIAGLLVAIPSLIFHNYFINQIEKYDSLCNNFLAEMKIKFKKYIYFS
- a CDS encoding OmpA family protein, which gives rise to MTKKFLFLAGAISILFMCAPRKTVKPEPVKEEFPKPVEEVKEEIKEETPQRPPFILETIHFDFDKYDIRPLDAEILKKNAEILKAYPEVNVIIEGHTCDIGTEEYNMGLGEKRAKSARDYLIKLGIDPKRLSTVSYGETRLIDPNNKPINRRAEFKVKE
- a CDS encoding biopolymer transporter ExbD; the protein is MNRKYISEINITSLADVSITLLVIFLITSPLLQTGFEVNLPKSKKVEEIKDEEITITIRNDKKIFVGEEEVEFSKLPLYLELLKKKGKKRVFIKADKDLSYGFVMEFVGELREKGFEKLGFIIEPRR